The sequence TCAGTTGGGTCAACAATGATATTGTAAATTTTACATGCTCTGTAACCGGAGCTTTAGTAACATACGTTTTCATAAAACTTTTAATTTAAAAATTTTGAAATGGAGTATTTAACAAAACCGATATACAATCAAAGGGAGGAACAATGAAGCTATCCGTAATTGGAACCGGATATGTCGGGTTAGTTGCAGGTGCGTGTTTTGCCGAGGCAGGCAACGAAGTCATTTGCATGGATAACGATAAAGAAAAAATAGATAAACTGAATAATGGGATTATTCCTATTTATGAACCCGGTCTTGATAAAATGGTAGAGAGAAACAGTCAAAACAATAAATTATTATTCACAACGGATATTAAAAAAACCGTGGAAGACTCTGATGTGATTTTTATTGCCGTAGGTACTCCGCCTGATGAGGATGGTTCTGCAGACCTTACCTACGTACTTTCCGTTGCAAAAGATATCGGGAGTTACATGAACAGAGAAAAAATTGTCGTTGATAAAAGTACTGTTCCTGTTGGTACTGCACATAAAGTTTATGAAACAATTAAAAAGGAGACGGAATACAATGTAGTTGTTGTATCAAATCCCGAGTTTTTAAAAGAGGGAGCAGCCATTGACGATTTCATGTATCCTGACCGGGTTGTAATCGGAACAAGCGACAAACAAGCAGCAGAAACAATGCAGGAACTTTATGCGCCATTCGTAAGAACAGGTAATCCCATAATTGTCATGGATGAATTAAGCGCAGAAATAACAAAATATGCAGCAAACTCACTTCTTGCTACAAAAATTTCATTTATGAATGAAATTGCAAATTTCTGTTCAACAGTAGGCGCAGATGTATCAATGGTAAGAAAAGGCATTGGATCCGATAAAAGAATCGGCTACTCCTTTATATTCCCCGGAGTAGGCTACGGAGGATCATGCTTTCCAAAAGATGTAAAAGCTCTTATTCGTACTGCAAAGCAGCACGAATATGATATGAGGATTCTCCAGTCTGTTGAAGATGTTAACGAAGATCAGAAAAAAGCACTAATCCCTATGATAGAAAAACACTATGGGAAAAATCTTAAAGGAAAAACATTTACATTGTGGGGACTCAGTTTTAAACCCAAAACCGATGATATGAGAGAAGCCCCTGCAAGAATTATCATTAAAGAACTTGCAGACAGAGGAGCCGCTATTCATGCCCACGACCCTGCAGCTATGGACGAAGCACGAAGACTTGGTCTTGACAAGAATGTTACTTTGTTTGACGATAACTATGAAGCGCTAAAAGGAAGTGACGGCCTTTTAATTATAACCGAATGGCTTGAATATCGTGAACCGAACTTTGATAAGATCAAATCTCTGCTTAATGCTCCTGTTATTTTCGACGGAAGAAATATATACAACCCGAAAAAAATTCGTGAACATGGATTTATATACTTCAGCATAGGAAGGCCGTAAACATAAAACAAATTTTTCATTTCTTATAACCAGGAGGTAGTAACATGTCGATTATTTATGATATTAATGCACGGGAAATTCTTGACTCCCGGGGCAATCCCACAATAGAAGTGGATGTTATGCTTGAAAGTGGAATTGCAGGGCGTGCTTCTATTCCGTCAGGAGCGTCCACAGGAGAGCATGAAGCAGTTGAATTGCGCGACGGAGATAAAGACCGGTTCCTCGGCAAAGGCGTATTAAATGCTGTTGACAATGTGGTTGACACGATTGCTGAAGATCTAATCGGTGAAGACAGCCTGGAGCAGCCGACTATTGACCAGATGATGATTGAACTTGACGGAACTAAAAACAAATCAAAGCTCGGCGCTAATGCAATTCTCGGTGTATCCCTTGCAGTTGCAAAAGCAGCAGCGAGCTATTCAGGACTACCCCTCTACAGATACATAGGAGGAGTAGGAGCACGCTTTCTGCCCGTACCGTGTATGAATGTACTTAACGGAGGATCTCACGCTGATAATAATGTTGACCTTCAGGAATTCATGATTGCACCTGTAAATGCTCCGAGCTTTGCAGAAGCATACCGTATGGGTTCGGAAATCTATCACACACTTAAATCTGTGCTGAAAGACAAGGGTTATGCAACCAGCGTAGGAGATGAGGGAGGTTTTGCTCCGAACCTCAAATCAAACGAAGAAGCAATTCAGTCCATTGTCACTGCAATTGAAAAAGCAGGATATAAACCCGGAGAGGATGTTTTTATCTTTCTTGATCCTGCTGCATCTGAATTTTATGACAAAGAAAAGAAAAAATATATTCTTGCATCTGAAAATAAAGAGCTCTCCGCTGATGAGATGGTCAGCTACTACGAAAATCTCATCAACAAATATCCCATACCTTCTATTGAAGACGGTATGGCAGAAGATGACTGGGATGGCTGGAAAATAATGACTGACCGCCTGGGCGGAAAAATCCAGATAATGGGTGACGATCTGTTCGTTACCAACCCTGAAAGGCTCATGATGGGAGTGGAAAAAGGAGTCGCTAACAGCATTTTAATCAAACTAAATCAGATCGGAACCCTTACTGAAACTCTTGATACAATTGAGCTTGCTTCATACTATGGATACACTGCAATGGTATCCCACAGATCAGGCGAAACCGAAGATACAACAATAGCGGACCTCGTAGTGGCAACTGGTGTCGGACAGATCAAAACAGGCGCACCCTGCAGAACCGAGCGTATTGCAAAATACAATCAGCTCCTAAGGATTGAAGAATCCCTCGGTGAATCTGCACTGTACTATGGGAAAAAAATACTTAAATTCTCAAAGTAGAAAAATACAATTATATTGCTTATCTTCCCCTGTCCTCTATTTTGGGTAGGGGAAGAATTTTTAAACAGGATTATATGGCAAAAACATCAAAAAAATCTATCTATAGAAAAAGGAAACGAATTTTTTTCTGGCTTCTCGTGCTTTTGCTGCTGCTGCTCTTTTCAATTGGAAAACGGGGCTTTATACAGCATATCAAAGTTAAAATTGAACATAGAAAACTAAAAA comes from bacterium and encodes:
- the eno gene encoding phosphopyruvate hydratase, whose translation is MSIIYDINAREILDSRGNPTIEVDVMLESGIAGRASIPSGASTGEHEAVELRDGDKDRFLGKGVLNAVDNVVDTIAEDLIGEDSLEQPTIDQMMIELDGTKNKSKLGANAILGVSLAVAKAAASYSGLPLYRYIGGVGARFLPVPCMNVLNGGSHADNNVDLQEFMIAPVNAPSFAEAYRMGSEIYHTLKSVLKDKGYATSVGDEGGFAPNLKSNEEAIQSIVTAIEKAGYKPGEDVFIFLDPAASEFYDKEKKKYILASENKELSADEMVSYYENLINKYPIPSIEDGMAEDDWDGWKIMTDRLGGKIQIMGDDLFVTNPERLMMGVEKGVANSILIKLNQIGTLTETLDTIELASYYGYTAMVSHRSGETEDTTIADLVVATGVGQIKTGAPCRTERIAKYNQLLRIEESLGESALYYGKKILKFSK
- a CDS encoding UDP-glucose/GDP-mannose dehydrogenase family protein, with protein sequence MKLSVIGTGYVGLVAGACFAEAGNEVICMDNDKEKIDKLNNGIIPIYEPGLDKMVERNSQNNKLLFTTDIKKTVEDSDVIFIAVGTPPDEDGSADLTYVLSVAKDIGSYMNREKIVVDKSTVPVGTAHKVYETIKKETEYNVVVVSNPEFLKEGAAIDDFMYPDRVVIGTSDKQAAETMQELYAPFVRTGNPIIVMDELSAEITKYAANSLLATKISFMNEIANFCSTVGADVSMVRKGIGSDKRIGYSFIFPGVGYGGSCFPKDVKALIRTAKQHEYDMRILQSVEDVNEDQKKALIPMIEKHYGKNLKGKTFTLWGLSFKPKTDDMREAPARIIIKELADRGAAIHAHDPAAMDEARRLGLDKNVTLFDDNYEALKGSDGLLIITEWLEYREPNFDKIKSLLNAPVIFDGRNIYNPKKIREHGFIYFSIGRP